A stretch of Blastocatellia bacterium DNA encodes these proteins:
- a CDS encoding NAD-dependent epimerase/dehydratase family protein, translated as MSKTLITGATGFLGKHLINHLLEKGQENLRILASSTIPDFLSNNLEIITGSITDSKTVTEAVEGVTEIYHLAGKVSRNLDDKRQMHEVHIDGTRILCEAAKKANVRRIVMASTSGTIAITKTGEEIPDETWPTPIEICSRWPYYGSKVYQEETARHMCKGKVELVILNPSLLLGPGDDRLSSTNDILKFMSRDIPVIPKGGINFVDVRDTAIAFANAMKRGRNGERYLLGGPNWTFEKFFGKLERITKISGPKLSIPSKASIWGAKITDSFYRHWGKVPPIEVVSVEMADYFWYLDSSKAERELGFVSRDPQETLYDTVSYLKANFLPAEDFTN; from the coding sequence ATGTCAAAAACTTTAATTACTGGAGCAACAGGTTTTCTAGGTAAACATTTGATAAATCACCTTTTAGAGAAAGGCCAAGAAAATTTACGTATATTAGCTAGCTCAACTATACCAGATTTTTTATCAAATAACTTAGAAATTATTACAGGCTCAATCACTGATTCTAAAACTGTAACAGAAGCAGTTGAAGGAGTGACGGAAATTTACCATTTAGCAGGTAAAGTTTCCCGAAACCTAGATGATAAAAGACAAATGCATGAAGTTCATATTGATGGAACTAGAATATTATGCGAGGCAGCCAAAAAAGCTAATGTCCGTCGTATTGTGATGGCTTCAACTAGTGGAACAATTGCCATTACTAAAACAGGTGAAGAAATTCCAGACGAAACCTGGCCTACTCCAATAGAAATTTGTTCCCGCTGGCCCTATTACGGTAGCAAAGTCTATCAAGAAGAAACTGCCCGCCATATGTGTAAGGGTAAGGTTGAACTAGTGATACTTAACCCTAGTTTACTGCTTGGGCCTGGAGATGACCGCCTTAGCTCAACTAATGACATTTTGAAATTTATGTCGCGGGATATTCCTGTAATTCCTAAAGGTGGAATAAATTTTGTTGATGTTCGAGACACAGCAATTGCTTTTGCTAATGCAATGAAACGCGGTCGAAACGGGGAAAGATACTTACTAGGTGGCCCAAATTGGACATTTGAAAAGTTTTTTGGAAAGCTTGAAAGAATAACCAAAATATCTGGGCCAAAATTAAGTATTCCCTCTAAAGCATCTATTTGGGGAGCTAAAATAACCGACTCATTTTATAGACATTGGGGAAAAGTCCCACCTATTGAAGTAGTTTCTGTGGAAATGGCAGATTATTTTTGGTATCTAGACTCAAGCAAAGCAGAACGTGAGCTTGGTTTTGTTTCGCGGGATCCCCAAGAAACTTTATATGATACAGTAAGTTACTTAAAAGCTAATTTTTTAC
- a CDS encoding maleylpyruvate isomerase N-terminal domain-containing protein, which translates to MDNLVEKLDPIFVVDLFPKLNGKLINLLKSLEPQEWQNPTICPLWTVKDIVSHLLDTNLRKISIYRDNYFCESGQNINSYQDLVAYLNQLNADWVKATSRISPKILIDLLDQATKEVYLVLKALDPFQPSIFSVAWAGEETSDNWFDIAREYTEHWHHQQQIRLATNRVEQDRIDTRELYFPVLDAFMRALPYTYRNTNTEENTLLKFNITGKSGGSWFLLRQNNNWQLVKKLSLAITTEVNIDQNIAWRLFTKGIDRQLALKDISIIGDTELAQPVINMLSVMA; encoded by the coding sequence ATGGATAACTTAGTAGAAAAACTAGACCCAATATTTGTAGTAGATTTATTTCCAAAACTTAATGGTAAATTAATAAATTTATTAAAAAGTCTTGAGCCTCAAGAATGGCAAAATCCTACAATTTGCCCACTTTGGACTGTTAAAGATATTGTTTCTCATTTGCTAGATACTAACTTAAGGAAAATTTCTATTTATAGAGATAATTATTTTTGCGAAAGTGGGCAAAATATAAATTCCTACCAAGATTTAGTTGCTTACTTAAATCAACTAAATGCTGATTGGGTAAAAGCGACTAGTAGAATTAGCCCTAAAATTTTAATTGACCTGCTAGATCAAGCAACTAAAGAAGTTTATCTAGTCCTAAAAGCCTTAGATCCTTTTCAACCTTCTATTTTTTCAGTTGCCTGGGCAGGTGAAGAAACGTCTGATAACTGGTTTGATATTGCTAGAGAATATACAGAACACTGGCACCATCAACAGCAAATTCGCCTAGCTACTAATCGAGTTGAGCAAGATAGAATTGACACTAGAGAGCTTTATTTTCCTGTCCTAGATGCTTTTATGCGAGCATTACCATACACTTACAGAAATACTAATACAGAAGAAAATACTTTACTTAAATTTAATATTACTGGTAAATCTGGAGGCAGTTGGTTTTTACTACGACAAAACAATAATTGGCAATTAGTTAAAAAGTTAAGTTTAGCTATTACTACAGAAGTTAATATTGACCAAAATATTGCTTGGAGACTTTTTACCAAAGGAATAGACAGGCAATTAGCTCTAAAAGATATTAGTATTATTGGGGATACAGAGCTTGCTCAACCTGTTATAAATATGCTTTCTGTGATGGCTTAA